The following proteins are co-located in the Phragmites australis chromosome 10, lpPhrAust1.1, whole genome shotgun sequence genome:
- the LOC133883554 gene encoding elongation factor 1-gamma 3, protein MALVLHSGPGNKNAFKALIAAEYSGVKVELVKNFDMGVSNKTPEFLKMNPLGKVPVLETPDGAVFESNAIARYVARLKDDNPLFGSSPIEHAHVEQWIDFSATEVDPGVARWLYPRLGYIPYAHVTEETAIASLKRSFGALNTHLASNTYLVGHSVTLADIVMTCNLYHGFTRILTKSFTSEFPHVERYFWTMVNQPNFKKVMSDVKQAESVPPVQKKAAPPKEPKAKDVKKEAPKEAPKPKVIEAPDEEEAPKPKPKNPLDLLPPSKMILDEWKRLYSNTKTNFREVAIKGFWDMYDPEGYSLWFCDYKYNDENTVSFVTMNKVGGFLQRMDLCRKYAFGKMLVIGSEPPFKVKGLWLFRGQDIPKFVMDEVYDMELYEWTKVDISDEAQKERVNTMIEDQEPFEGEALLDAKCFK, encoded by the exons ATGGCCCTT GTATTGCATTCTGGACCTGGAAACAAGAATGCTTTTAAGGCACTTATTGCTGCAGAATATAGTGGGGTCAAGGTTGAATTGGTTAAGAATTTCGACATGGGTGTCTCAAACAAAACCCCTGAATTTCTTAAGATGAACCCCCTTGGGAAG GTGCCTGTTCTGGAGACTCCTGATGGTGCTGTTTTTGAGAGCAATGCTATTGCACGCTATG TTGCTCGCTTGAAGGATGACAACCCTCTTTTTGGGTCTTCTCCGATTGAACAT GCCCATGTTGAGCAATGGATAGACTTCTCTGCCACAGAAGTTGATCCCGGTGTTGCACGGTGGCTGTACCCAAGGCTTGGTTATATTCCTTATGCTCATGTG ACTGAGGAAACAGCTATTGCTTCATTGAAGAGATCGTTTGGTGCTCTGAACACACACCTTGCCTCAAACACATACCTTGTTGGGCATTCTGTCACTCTAGCTGACATTGTAATGACTTGCAACCTCTACCATGGATTTACACGGATCTTGACCAAGAGTTTCACATCTGAGTTCCCTCATGTTGAGAGATATTTCTGGACCATGGTTAACCAGCCTAACTTCAAGAAGGTCATGAGCGATGTCAAGCAGGCAGAGTCTGTACCTCCTGTTCAGAAAAAGGCAGCTCCTCCTAAGGAGCCAAAGGCAAAGGATGTCAAGAAAGAAGCCCCGAAGGAGGCCCCGAAGCCAAAAGTGATTGAGGCACCAGATGAAGAGGAAGCGCCAAAGCCAAAGCCGAAGAATCCTCTTGACTTGCTGCCACCAAGCAAGATGATCCTTGACGAGTGGAAGAGGCTATACTCAAACACAAAGACCAACTTCCGGGAGGTTGCTATCAAAG GTTTCTGGGACATGTATGACCCAGAGGGTTACTCTCTGTGGTTCTGCGACTACAAGTACAACGACGAGAACACCGTGTCATTTGTGACAATGAACAAGGTTGGTGGGTTCTTGCAGCGGATGGATCTGTGCCGCAAGTATGCCTTCGGCAAGATGCTTGTGATCGGCTCTGAGCCCCCTTTCAAGGTGAAGGGGCTCTGGCTCTTCCGTGGCCAGGACATTCCCAAATTTGTCATGGACGAGGTATATGACATGGAGCTCTACGAGTGGACCAAGGTTGACATCTCCGACGAGGCCCAGAAGGAGCGCGTCAACACCATGATCGAGGACCAGGAGCCGTTCGAGGGTGAGGCCTTGCTTGATGCGAAATGCTTTAAGTGA
- the LOC133883667 gene encoding uncharacterized protein LOC133883667, whose protein sequence is MATPRPRIRAIPLRPLFLLLLVPLIYSVSRLHLWAPERGLCLPPPAAPKRPDRLVLGPAAGQGRPDRLQCLGLKALNKIGISSAGNYSREHISFVTVFTTYSSEPAGDGKVSSDAVTVGNHSYGKIERSMAILYTFISFIQVSMPRSNVIILTDPNSKLSITQGSATLLPIDGNYSRGNLMLQRIKSYIAFLEQKLVEVERVEDFNHFVLTDSDIAVVDDLGHIFKKYPHCHLALTFRNNKGQPLNSGFIAIRGTRDGISKAVEFFKQVLEAYSLKYMKASHMLGDQLALAWVVKSHLPSAFGKFSKHEAFTGEVNGASVVFLPCAIYNWTPPEGAGQFHGMPLDVKVVHFKGSRKRLMLEAWNFYNSTSMLSDTLCLILKSGRTKYDF, encoded by the exons ctcgtcccgcTCATTTACTCCG TGTCCAGGCTGCACCTGTGGGCACCGGAGAGGGGCCTGTGCCTGCCTCCTCCCGCCGCGCCGAAGCGTCCTGATCGACTCGTCCTCGGCCCCGCCGCCGGACAGGGCCGCCCTGACCGCCTCCAGTGCCTAg GACTTAAAGCTCTGAATAAGATTGGCATATCGAGTGCAGGAAATTATTCTAGagaacatatttcttttgttaCGGTATTCACAACTTACAGTTCTGAACCAGCTGGAGATGGCAAAGTGTCATCTGACGCTGTAACAGTCGGAAACCATTCTTATGGCAAGATTGAAAGGTCCATGGCCATTCTCTACACTTTCATCAGTTTCATACAG GTGTCAATGCCAAGAAGCAATGTGATCATATTGACTGATCCTAATTCAAAACTCTCAATAACTCAAGGGAGTGCTACACTATTGCCTATTGATGGAAATTATTCTAGAGGAAATTTGATGCTTCAAAGAATCAAGTCCTACATT GCATTTCTGGAGCAAAAGCTTGTGGAGGTTGAGAGGGTGGAGGATTTCAATCATTTTGTTTTAACTGATTCCGATATAGCAGTGGTTGACGATCTTGGACATATATTCAAGAAATATCCCCATTGTCACCTGGCTCTTACTTTTCGTAATAACAAAGGTCAACCTTTAAATTCTGGGTTCATAGCGATAAGAGGGACCAGGGATGGCATCTCTAA AGCTGTGGAATTCTTTAAACAAGTCCTTGAAGCTTACAgcttgaaatatatgaaggctTCACACATGCTTGGCGATCAATTAGCCCTGGCATGGGTTGTGAAGTCTCATCTACCATCGGCTTTTGGCAAATTTTCTAAGCATGAGGCGTTTACAGGTGAAGTCAATGGAGCGTCGGTTGTCTTTTTGCCTTGTGCTATTTATAACTGGACTCCACCTGAAGGCGCTGGACAGTTTCATGGTATGCCCTTGGATGTGAAG GTTGTGCATTTCAAAGGTTCTAGGAAGCGTTTGATGCTTGAGGCATGGAATTTCTATAACTCAACCTCTATGCTATCTGATACGCTTTGCCTAATCTTGAAGAGTGGACGGACAAAATATGACTTCTAA